A window from Athalia rosae chromosome 5, iyAthRosa1.1, whole genome shotgun sequence encodes these proteins:
- the LOC105691250 gene encoding carbonic anhydrase-related protein 10: protein MTRISSVFLLTWGIFVLTLIGESRSVSWEEWWTYDGISGPAFWGLINPEWSLCNKGRRQSPVNLEPKGLLFDPNLRNLHLDKHRVDGILANTGHSVVFAVDNDTRHPVNISGGPLSYRYQFHEIHLHYGLEDRTGSEHTVDGYAFPAEIQIFGFNSQLYNNFSDALHRAQGIVAVSLLLQLGNLSNPGLRIFTEGLHKIKHGGEAMEIKRLAVRELLPNTEYYMTYDGSTTMPACHETTTWIILNKPIYITKQQLQELRKLMQGDARHPKAPLGNNYRPPQPLHHRPVRTNIKFHHQGAKNCPTMYRDINYKANSWNQP from the exons atgacgCGCATCAGCTCGGTGTTCCTACTGACTTGGGGAATTTTCGTCCTCACTTTGATCGGAG AGTCCAGATCCGTCAGCTGGGAGGAATGGTGGACCTACGATGGAATATCCG GTCCGGCTTTCTGGGGTCTGATCAACCCCGAGTGGTCCCTCTGCAACAAAGGGCGAAGACAATCACCGGTGAACCTTGAACCTAAGGGGTTGCTGTTCGACCCGAATCTCCGTAACCTGCATTTGGACAAACACAGGGTCGACGGTATCCTCGCCAACACCGGGCACAGCGTTGTCTTTGCGGTCGATAACGACACTCGTCATCCGGTGAATATATCCGGAGGTCCGCTCAGCTACCGCTATCAGTTCCACGAGATTCATCTCCACTACGGCCTGGAGGATCGGACCGGCAGCGAACACACCGTCGACGGATACGCCTTTCCAGCTGAG ATACAGATATTCGGATTCAACTCGCAACTGTACAACAACTTTTCCGACGCACTCCACAGAGCTCAAGGAATCGTCGCGGTCTCCCTCCTTCTACAG cTCGGTAATTTGTCGAACCCCGGGCTGAGAATATTCACGGAAGGCTTGCACAAGATCAAGCACGGAG GGGAGGCGATGGAGATCAAGCGATTAGCTGTGAGAGAGCTTCTGCCAAATACGGAATACTACATGACCTATGACGGGTCGACCACCATGCCGGCGTGTCACGAAACCACCACCTGGATCATATTGAACAAGCCGATCTACATAACCAAGCAACAG CTGCAAGAACTTAGGAAATTGATGCAGGGAGATGCGAGACACCCCAAGGCTCCCTTGGGGAATAATTACCGACCCCCGCAACCTCTGCACCACCGTCCCGTGCGAACGAACATCAAGTTTCATCACCAG GGAGCTAAGAATTGCCCGACGATGTACAGAGATATCAATTACAAAG CCAACAGTTGGAATCAGCCCTGA